The Planktothrix agardhii NIES-204 genomic interval TTAAAAGGTATTTTCCCTTGTTGATGGTTTGATCGATAATCCCATCGCAAATATTGACCATCTTTGCGAGTATAACTAACTTCTTCTAATACACATAATAAGGCAAAACGTAATAGGCTTTTACCTGTTCATTTTCTTGAAATAAAGCAACCCTGTATTTTTCAATAGATGCTTTTGTTTCTTCAGGATAAGCACTTTTTGTAATTCTCAGTTCGGGTAAAGGATCTAACTCTTTTGTTTCTAGCCAAGGTTTTTGATTTTTCCAGTATTGAATTCTGGTTAAATCTTCTAAACTTAAATCTAAATCAATGATTTTTCTAGTATTGATAATTTCCTGACCAATGGGAAGTAATTCGATTCCTTCCGCATTAATTCCCTGAGAATTAGCAGCAAATAAAGTTGTTCCACTCCCCGCAAAGGGATCTAAAATATTACCCTGATTAATATTGTACTTTTCTAGTAAATATTCAACTAGAGAGGCTGAGAATGCTTCTTTATATTTAAAACACCGATAAAGAGCTTTAGTTTTATTCCCTTGAAAACTAACTAAGGTTCGATTTAGTTCTGAATTTAAAATTAACTGTTCTGAGAAATATTGTTGGAGTTGGTTATCTAAACAGGTAATTTGATCAAGGTTAGATAGTTGTGAGTCTCTACAATTTTGAGAAAGTGGCTCTAGTAACACAGGTTTATCAGTCAAGGGATGAATAGAAATATTATTAATAATATCATAAAACTCAAGAGAACCCTAGTCTAAAGCAAAATAGAACCTTTCCCTTTTGTTATAATCAACATATAACCTGACTTTTAATCCCCTACCCCATAATGCTATTAAAATACAATCCTGGTCTTTGTTTACCTTCTGCGGAAGATTTACCCGATTCTGATGATACGCCTGTGGATAACGAACTGCAAGATTTAATCCCCGGACTCCTGAAAATTCTCCTAGCTTCTATTTGGTCTGAACGCATGGATTGGTTTTTTGGGGTTGATATGGGAATCTATTATGATCCTGAACAACCTGCTATTGTTCCCGATGGCTTTTTAAGTGTGGGTGTTCCTCGAATTATTGATGAAGATTTACGCTTGAGTTATGTCCTTTGGGAAGAACAAGAAGTCCCAATTCTGATTATTGAGGTGGTGTCTCACAAACGCCGGGGAGAATATACGAAAAAGAAACAGTTTTATGCAGAAATAGGGGCATTATATTATGTGGTTTATAATCCCCTACGCAAACGAAAACCGCCTTTAGAAGTTTATAAACTGGAAAATGGCACATACCAATTGCAAGCGGGTGAACGAGTTTGGTTGCCGGAATTACAGTTAGGTATTGGTCGAGAACGGGGAACCCATGTAGGAATTACCAGAGATTGGTTATATTGGTATAATCAACAGGGAAACCGTTATTTAACCGCCGAAGAACGTCTGCAACAATCTCAACAAAAAATACAACAACTGGAAGAACAATTACGACGTTTAGGAATTAATCCTAATCAACTAGATTAATATTAATTTGGAGAATTGTTGCCAATAAAATTAATTTCCTAACGTAGAGACGTACCATGGTAAGTCTCTACAATAATTTGGAAACTTTTTAAGGGTTGCGATCGCTAATCCACATCAAAAGTTAAAATAGGATAGTTGTGCTAAATGGGATGTTAGTGACGTCGCTCGGATGCAGTGGATAGGAAATTGGGCTACAACTGTTTCACCAGTCTACTGTTGAACGATTAACGTCTGTTTTAACATCAAAGCGATAAAATCCAAACCCAGAATATGATAGAACGGTATACTTTGCCCGAAATGGGCAATTTGTGGACAGAGACTTACAAGCTACAAACTTGGTTACAAGTGGAAATAGCCGTCTGTGAGGCCCAGGCGGAGTTAGGATATATTCCATCGGAAGCCGTTGAGGAAATTAAGGCTAAGGCGAATTTTGATATCAAGCGGGTGCTGGAAATTGAGGCAGAAGTCCGCCATGACATGATTGCCTTTTTAACCAATGTTAACGAATATGTTGGGGATGCCGGACGCTACATTCATTTAGGCTTAACCAGTTCTGATGTCTTGGATACGGCCTTAGCGTTGCAATTAGTGGCCAGTGTGGATGTGTTGTTAGAACGCACGGAAGCCTTAAGTCAGGCTATTCGTTACCAAGCGCAACAACATCGAGATACAGTAATGATCGGGAGATCCCATGGTATCCACGCTGAACCTATCACCTTTGGGTTTAAATTAGCCGGATGGTTAGCGGAAGTTTTTCGTAACCGGGAACGTTTGGTGCGTCTGCGTCAAACCGTGGCGGTGGGCAAAATTTCTGGGGCGGTGGGAACCTATGCTAACGTTGATCCTAGGGTAGAAGCAATCGCTTGTCGCAATTTAGGACTCGAACCCGATACCGCTTCCACCCAAGTTATTTCCCGGGATATTCATGCGGAATATGTGCAAACTTTAGCGTTATTAGCCGCGAGTATTGAACGGTTTGCGGTAGAAATTCGTAACCTGCAACGCACCGATGTTTTAGAAGTAGAAGAATTTTTTGCTAAAGGTCAAAAAGGTTCCTCTGCGATGCCCCATAAACGCAACCCTATTCGCAGTGAACGCTTAACAGGAATGGCGCGAATTATTCGGGGAAATGCGGTGGCTGCATTAGAAAATGTTGCCCTCTGGCATGAACGGGATATTTCCCATAGTTGCGTTGAACGAATGATCTTACCTGATTCTTCAACTGTGGCTCATTTTATGTTAGTTGAACTCACGGATTTAGTCAAGAATCTGTTAGTTTATCCTGAAAATATGCAGCGCAATATGAACCTTTATGGCGGTGTTGTCTTTAGTCAACGGGTATTATTAACCTTAGTTGAAAAAGGAATTAACCGCGAAGAAGCCTACAAAATTGTTCAATCTTGCGCCCATATTGCCTGGAATCAAACCGATGGAGATTTCCAATCTTTAATTAGAGAAAATGAACAAGTTAAAGCAACATTATCTCCCACAGAAATTGATACTTGTTTTGATCCTAAACATCACTTGAAAAACCTCGATCAAATCTATCAACGTTTAGACATATAAAAAGAAACCGGGTTTCTTCTCCTAACTTCTGGGATAAAATCAATATATTTCCTTCGGAAACCCGGTTTCTAACTAATTACATCACCATCATTTTAACCCTATGCTTTCTAAACTCTTGATGCGATTATTCTTATTTTTACTCCTAATTTTGGGTATTAACTGTAATTCCGTTCATGCTCAAAATTTAAACGCCCCTCCTGCTTCTCCTCCTGCTTCCCCTCCTCCCCTAGTAATTCAAGATTATAACCAAGTGCCAGAAACAGACAAATTAGTTGATATTAAAAGCGTTAACCTGAATATTCGTCACGATATTCGCTACGCCACAACCAACAATTTTTTAAAGAAAAAAATCTATTCTGTTCCCCGATGTTTATTACGTTCTGATGTTGCCCAACGGTTATCAAGAGTTCAACAGGATAAGGATTTATTCCCTTAATTACAGAATGGTGGCATTTTGATGCCCCCGGATGGGATAAATACGGCCTTTTGGATATTCCTTTAGAAAATATTCGTTAAAATAAATAATGCTCAAACCTTAATAGGGAACTCTTTTCTTTCCTATTCCCTGTTCTCTACTATACAATAGTGAGGTGCAAGACCTTATGGGAGTTGGGGGTTGTAAAGCCCCCCTCGACCCCTAATTTACCCCCTAAATTGAAAATAATAGAAGTATGAGTTCCACAATCACAGAAAACCCGCTATTAATTGGTCAGGGATTACCCCCTTTTGAACAGATTACACCCGATCAGGTTGTCCCTGGAATCACCCAACTGTTAACTGAATTAGAACAGGATCTTATTCAGTTAGAAACTGATGTAAAACCCACTTGGAAGGATTTAGTTGAACCTTTAGAAAAACTACAGGAACGGTTAACCTGGAGTTGGGGAATTGTGGGTCATTTAATGGGTGTTAAAAATAGCCCTGAACTGAGAACAGCCCATGCAACGGTTCAGCCTAATATTGTTCAATTTATCAATAAACTAAATCAAAGTAAAGCAATTTATCAGGCTTTTAAACAGTTAAGAAATAGCGATGAATGGGATAATTTAGATTCGGCTCAACAACGAATTGTGAATACGGCTTTACGAGATGCTGAATTATCTGGAGTTGGATTAGAAGGAGAAGATCGCGATCGCTTTAATACCATTCAGTTAGAATTAGCCGAGCTTTCCACTAAGTTTTCTAATCACGTTTTAGACGCAACAAAAGCCTTTAGTTTAACCTTAACAACACCGGAAGAAATCGCCGGATTACCCCCAAGTTTACTCAGTTTAGCTGCTCAAGCTGCCCGTTCATCGGGGTCAGAAAATGCCACCGCCGAAAACGGCCCCTGGCGAATTACTTTAGATTTACCTAGTTTTAGTCCTTTCTTAAAATATAGTCAGAGGAGAGACTTACGGGAACAAGTTTATCGAGGTTATATTAGTCGGGCGGCGAGTGGGGAATGGAATAATTTTCCCTTAATTGAAAGAATTTTAGAACTCAAAAAACAGAAAGCCAATATTCTCGGTTTCAATAGTTTTGCCGAACTGAGTTTAAAGAGTAAAATGGCTCCCAATGTGGAAGCAGTAGAAGCATTATTAGAAGAATTACGCCTTGTTAGTTATCAAGCAACTCAACAGGAATTTCAAGATTTAAAAGCCTTTGCACGGTCAAAAGGAGCGACGGAAGCCGAGAATTTACAACATTGGGATATTGGCTTTTGGTCAGAACGACAACGGGAAGAAAAATTTGCCTTTACCGATGAAGAATTACGGCCTTATTTTTCCTTACCTCAAGTGTTAGATGGGTTATTTGGATTAGTTCAACGTATCTTTGGAATTACGATTATTCCCGCCGATGGTCAAGCCCCGATTTGGCATCCAGAAGTCCGTTATTTTCAAGTAGCTAATTCAAGCGGAAATCCAATCGCATTTTTCTATTTAGATGCCTATAGTCGCCCCGTAGAAAAGCGAGGAGGGGCATGGATGGATGATTGTATTAACCGGGCTAAATTCGTCGAAAATGGCGAAACTAAAATCCGATTACCTGTTGCTTATTTACAATGTAATCAAACGCCCCCGGTGGATGATAAACCTAGTTTAATGACCTTTGGAGAGGTAGAAACCTTATTTCATGAATTTGGTCATGGCCTGCAACATATGTTAACTATTGTTGACTATCCTGGGGCGGCGGGAATTAATAATGTGGAATGGGATGCTGTAGAATTGCCTAGCCAATTTATGGAAAATTGGTGTTATGATCAAGCCACATTATTTGGTATGGCAAAACATTATCAAACCGGAGAAACTTTACCCGAACATTATTATCAAAAGTTATTAGCGGCTAAAACCTACATGAGTGGGACAGCCATGTTAAGACAGTTACATTTTGCCTTGCTGGATATCGAATTACATCACCGTTATCAACCCGGAGGGAATGAAACTATTAACGATGTTCGTAACCGGATTGCCGAGAATACTATGGTTTTAAAACCTATAGTTGAAGATGCGTTTTTATGCGCCTTTGGTCATATTTTTGCCGGGGGTTATGCGGCTGGATATTATAGTTATAAATGGGCAGAAGTATTAAGTGCTGATGCCTTTGCCGCCTTTGAAGAAGCAGGATTAGATAATGAAAATGCGGTATCTGAAACCGGGAAACGCTTCCGAAATACGGTATTAGCTCTGGGGGGAAGTTTGCATCCCATGGAAGTATTTAAAGCCTTCCGAGGACGGGAACCAAGTACAAAACCTTTATTAATTCATAGTGGTTTAATTGCGGCTTAGTAATCAGTCATCAGTCAAATGTTACAACCTATTTAGGATTGCTATATTAACTGATGACTGATGACTGATGACTGATGACTGATGACTGACCACAGCTTATTCCAAGAATAAATTAGGATCTGGTGCATTATTTTCACTACTGGGGGCGGGTTCCGGTGCGGGTTCCGGTGCGGGTTCCGGTGCGGGTGCGGGTGCAATCTCCTGAGTCGGAGGTGCTGCGGGTTCGGAATAGCTAGGTTGTGAATAACTAGGTTCAGAATAACTAGGCTCGGAATAACTAGGTTCAGAATTGTTAGAATAGCCCGAATCATTGGAGTAGCTAGGTTCGGAATAGCTGGGTTCGGAATTGTTAGAATAGCCCGAATCATTAGAGTAGGAATCTTGATATACGGGACGGGCGGGTTCGGTGGGGGCTTGTTGGATCGCAAGCGACGCATCTCTTTCGGCCGCCCAACCTGCCACCGCCCCTTGAGCTTCAGAATATAATGCCCGACCATATCGAATTTGAGTAGCTTCGGCGATCGCCCCACTCAGATTTCCCTTTTTCGCTAAATTATAAGCTCGATCCAAAATCGGCCGATCTTCGGCGGTTTGAACCGTGGCCACCCAACCGAAAACTTTATCCTGTGCCTGCTTATACAACGCTCGACGGTTGCCAATTTTAGAGGCTTTGTCAATTGCAGCACTCAGATTGCCTGCCTTGGCCAAGGCTAAAGCTTCATTAAGGACAGGCTGATCTTCAATAATCTCAATCCGTTTGTTCCATTCGGCAATTAAGGTTTGAGCCTCCACCCGCAAGGGACGCCCCAAAGCCACCTGACGGGCTTGTTGTACCGCCAGGGAATATCCTTCCGGGGTTTCCGTCTGGGCTAACCGTTGCGCTAAAGCCAGATAGGGCCGATCCTCAAGACGTTGAATTTCCTT includes:
- a CDS encoding hypothetical protein (AvaI methyltransferase-homolog); translated protein: MLLEPLSQNCRDSQLSNLDQITCLDNQLQQYFSEQLILNSELNRTLVSFQGNKTKALYRCFKYKEAFSASLVEYLLEKYNINQGNILDPFAGSGTTLFAANSQGINAEGIELLPIGQEIINTRKIIDLDLSLEDLTRIQYWKNQKPWLETKELDPLPELRITKSAYPEETKASIEKYRVALFQENEQVKAYYVLPYYVY
- the purB gene encoding adenylosuccinate lyase, whose protein sequence is MIERYTLPEMGNLWTETYKLQTWLQVEIAVCEAQAELGYIPSEAVEEIKAKANFDIKRVLEIEAEVRHDMIAFLTNVNEYVGDAGRYIHLGLTSSDVLDTALALQLVASVDVLLERTEALSQAIRYQAQQHRDTVMIGRSHGIHAEPITFGFKLAGWLAEVFRNRERLVRLRQTVAVGKISGAVGTYANVDPRVEAIACRNLGLEPDTASTQVISRDIHAEYVQTLALLAASIERFAVEIRNLQRTDVLEVEEFFAKGQKGSSAMPHKRNPIRSERLTGMARIIRGNAVAALENVALWHERDISHSCVERMILPDSSTVAHFMLVELTDLVKNLLVYPENMQRNMNLYGGVVFSQRVLLTLVEKGINREEAYKIVQSCAHIAWNQTDGDFQSLIRENEQVKATLSPTEIDTCFDPKHHLKNLDQIYQRLDI
- a CDS encoding putative D-alanyl-D-alanine dipeptidase; its protein translation is MLSKLLMRLFLFLLLILGINCNSVHAQNLNAPPASPPASPPPLVIQDYNQVPETDKLVDIKSVNLNIRHDIRYATTNNFLKKKIYSVPRCLLRSDVAQRLSRVQQDKDLFP
- a CDS encoding oligopeptidase A, with the translated sequence MSSTITENPLLIGQGLPPFEQITPDQVVPGITQLLTELEQDLIQLETDVKPTWKDLVEPLEKLQERLTWSWGIVGHLMGVKNSPELRTAHATVQPNIVQFINKLNQSKAIYQAFKQLRNSDEWDNLDSAQQRIVNTALRDAELSGVGLEGEDRDRFNTIQLELAELSTKFSNHVLDATKAFSLTLTTPEEIAGLPPSLLSLAAQAARSSGSENATAENGPWRITLDLPSFSPFLKYSQRRDLREQVYRGYISRAASGEWNNFPLIERILELKKQKANILGFNSFAELSLKSKMAPNVEAVEALLEELRLVSYQATQQEFQDLKAFARSKGATEAENLQHWDIGFWSERQREEKFAFTDEELRPYFSLPQVLDGLFGLVQRIFGITIIPADGQAPIWHPEVRYFQVANSSGNPIAFFYLDAYSRPVEKRGGAWMDDCINRAKFVENGETKIRLPVAYLQCNQTPPVDDKPSLMTFGEVETLFHEFGHGLQHMLTIVDYPGAAGINNVEWDAVELPSQFMENWCYDQATLFGMAKHYQTGETLPEHYYQKLLAAKTYMSGTAMLRQLHFALLDIELHHRYQPGGNETINDVRNRIAENTMVLKPIVEDAFLCAFGHIFAGGYAAGYYSYKWAEVLSADAFAAFEEAGLDNENAVSETGKRFRNTVLALGGSLHPMEVFKAFRGREPSTKPLLIHSGLIAA